The Candidatus Zixiibacteriota bacterium genome contains a region encoding:
- a CDS encoding LPP20 family lipoprotein, which produces MNSINIKYLLPLILITSIIFSCAGGKKQDLAKNKLLQKSDAPGWVTEHPISKLYYIGIGVVAKSPDSQEHIQMAKDAALNDLASQIAVNISGETYQTVIERSGMIEDEFKSHIHTSTKAELEGYELVDTWEDYSSYWVYYRLSKGQYALNKQEKIDRAVRLSLDLFTKAKNSERQNDISGALQFYLQALNPIEKYIAQTLEVDFEGLRIYLFNEIYSSIQNLLSKIELKPTSSKMEAKIGQPLKRSLEVAAVYKAADGDEFGISNLPLSFAFTRGSGDLVEKARTDQQGIAKCRISKIKAFDAIQIIQVKLDISGMIALDEASPIIKGIVNSFTIPSEQIELSVSNITAYIKSSETHMGYQLDIPAIEPAFKDALSYYGFSFIDNKNTADYIITIEAQSKQGSEIMGEMYSSFVNFSVLVYDRNKGEELYKQSLHDIKGIDLNFDKAGLKAYKNAGQRVRDEIVSDLLAAIKR; this is translated from the coding sequence ATGAATTCCATTAACATAAAATATTTATTGCCCTTAATATTAATTACATCAATTATATTTTCCTGCGCCGGCGGTAAAAAACAGGATTTGGCTAAGAATAAACTATTACAAAAATCAGATGCTCCGGGCTGGGTTACCGAACATCCGATAAGCAAGCTTTATTATATCGGAATTGGAGTCGTTGCAAAAAGTCCCGATAGCCAAGAACATATCCAGATGGCTAAGGATGCCGCTTTGAACGACCTGGCATCGCAAATAGCGGTAAATATCTCCGGTGAAACATATCAAACTGTTATCGAACGTTCGGGAATGATTGAGGATGAGTTTAAAAGCCATATTCACACCTCGACAAAAGCCGAATTGGAAGGCTATGAGCTTGTCGATACCTGGGAGGATTACAGCAGTTACTGGGTGTATTACAGGTTATCGAAAGGGCAATATGCTCTTAATAAGCAGGAGAAAATCGATAGAGCTGTTAGGTTGTCGCTGGATTTATTCACAAAAGCTAAAAACAGCGAAAGGCAAAACGATATAAGCGGCGCCTTACAGTTTTATTTGCAGGCTTTAAACCCAATAGAAAAATATATAGCCCAAACGCTTGAGGTCGATTTTGAGGGCTTGCGGATTTATCTGTTCAACGAGATTTATTCATCTATACAAAATCTTTTAAGCAAAATTGAATTAAAGCCAACCAGCAGTAAAATGGAGGCAAAAATAGGCCAGCCATTAAAAAGATCATTGGAAGTAGCGGCTGTCTATAAAGCTGCGGATGGCGACGAATTTGGAATCTCGAATCTGCCTCTATCTTTTGCATTCACTCGCGGTTCCGGTGATTTGGTTGAAAAAGCTCGAACAGACCAGCAGGGTATAGCGAAATGCCGCATTTCTAAAATAAAAGCATTCGATGCTATCCAGATAATTCAAGTTAAACTTGATATCAGCGGTATGATAGCCTTGGATGAAGCATCCCCAATAATCAAAGGGATTGTTAACAGTTTCACTATACCATCAGAGCAAATAGAACTAAGCGTTTCCAACATCACGGCCTATATTAAATCCAGCGAGACTCATATGGGATATCAACTGGACATTCCAGCGATTGAGCCGGCGTTTAAGGATGCTCTTTCCTATTATGGTTTCAGCTTTATCGATAATAAAAACACCGCCGATTATATTATCACAATCGAGGCTCAATCTAAGCAGGGTTCTGAAATAATGGGTGAAATGTACTCCTCTTTTGTTAATTTTTCGGTCTTAGTATATGATAGGAATAAAGGCGAGGAGCTTTACAAACAGTCGCTTCATGATATCAAGGGTATCGATCTGAATTTTGATAAGGCCGGTTTGAAAGCATACAAGAATGCCGGCCAACGGGTGCGGGATGAGATTGTGTCTGATTTGCTGGCAGCGATTAAGAGATAA